The window TGATTGGTTCTGCCGTGATGTTTGCGGCTGGCTATGGCTGGTTGAGCTATCGTGTCCGTAAAGCCAAACATGCCGCAGAAGGCTACGGGGATATTTATCATGCACCAGAAAAGCATACTGATGATGAACACCATCATTTACCTGCACTATGGAAAGCCCTGTTGCCAATCGTATTAGTTGTCTCCAGTAACTATGCACTCAGCAAACTCATTCCTCTAATGAATACCGAATACCTCTCTGATGCTAAATATGGACATGCCAGCTTAAATAGCGTTTTAGGCTTGTGGGCGATTATCGGCGCGCTGGTACTTTCTTGTGTCACGATCATTTTACTGAATTGGTCACGCTGGAAAGATTTGAAAGAAACCATGAACAAAGGTGTGATGGGTTCGTTATTACCTATTTTCAATACCGCGTCAGAAGTTGGATATGGTGCAGTCATCGCCTCGCTCGCGGCATTTGCCGTAATCAGTAATTATTTACTCAGTATCTCCGCTGGCAATGTGCTAATTTCCGAAACAATTGTCATTAGCATGCTTGTCGGTACAACAGGTTCCGCTTCCGGTGGCTTGAGTATCGCTCTTAGTATGATGGGGGAACACTTTTTACAACTTGCTGAAGCAACAGGCATCTCTCCTGAATTACTACACCGAGTTGCAGCTATGGCTTCTGGCGGTCTTGATACCTTACCGCACAACGGCGCGGTGATTTCACTACTTGCTATCTGCGGTCTAACTCACAAACGTTCCTATCTCGATATTTTCATGGTGACCGTCATTGGCAGTCTGTTAGGACTCATTGCTGTTATCTCCCTTGGCTCAATATTTGGCTCATTCTAAAACAAAAGGAAATGGTTATGTCTACGATTGTGCTACCAAGAACACTTGAAATTGGTCATAATTCAATCAAGCGTCTACCGAATATCTTACAAGGCCTAAATTGCCGTAAACCTTTGATTGTAACAGATAAGATGATGGTTAAGCTCGGTTACCTGAGTGATTTACAATCGATATTATCTCAGGCAGGTATTGAAAGTGATGTCTATTCAGACACCGTTCCTGAACCGACTGCGGCCTCTATTCAAGCCGGTATTGATAAAGTCCGAAGTGCCGATTTTGATGCTGTCGTTGCACTTGGGGGTGGCAGCCCAATCGACAGTGCAAAAGCAATTGCAGTGATCGGTAAATTGGGGGGAGTTATCAATGAATACCGGTTTCCTCGACAAGTCGAGGAGCAAGGTCTTCCCATTGTTGCTATTCCTACGACGGCGGGAACAGGCTCCGAATGTACCAGAGTCACCATCATTACGGATGAGAAAACGGATGAAAAACTAATGTGTATGGGCACCGGTTTTATGCCCATCGCCGCTATCGTTGATTACAATTTAACACTGAGTGTTCCTGCCAGAACAACAGCTGATACGGGTATCGATGCAATGACACATGCCATCGAAGCTTATGTAAGCCGTAAGGCGAATTTATATTCAGACAGCCAAGCGCTGTGTGCCATGAAGCTCATCGGCCCTAATTTACGTAAAGTTTATCATAATGGTAACGATAAACAGGCTCGTGAAGCCATGATGCTAGGCTCAACACTTGCTGGCGTTGCTTTTTCTAATGCTTCCGTAGCACTCGTACATGGTATGAGCCGCCCTATTGGTGCCTTTTTTCATGTTCCACATGGTCTTTCTAATGCCATGTTACTTCCTGCCGTCACTCGCTTTTCATTAAATGCAGCAAAAGCACGCTATGCGACATGTGCCCGTACATTAACCTTTGCACAAGAGACAGATAGCGATGATGTCGCCTGCGAAAAGCTGATTAATACCCTTGTCGAACTCAACAAGGAACTTTCTGTTCCAACACCAGCGGAATTTGGCATTGATAAGCAACATTTTTTCTCAGTTGTCGACACCATGGCAAAACAAGCGGAAGCCTCAGGTTCACCAGGTAATAACCCGCGAGTTCCAACTGTTGATGAAATGATCGCTATCTACGCACAACTTTGGGATTAAAAACTGAATTAATTGGAGAAATAAAATGAATATCGTCGGACACCTAATTCATGGTGCAATCAATGAAACCCATTCACGCTTACAAG of the Providencia stuartii genome contains:
- a CDS encoding iron-containing alcohol dehydrogenase, with the translated sequence MSTIVLPRTLEIGHNSIKRLPNILQGLNCRKPLIVTDKMMVKLGYLSDLQSILSQAGIESDVYSDTVPEPTAASIQAGIDKVRSADFDAVVALGGGSPIDSAKAIAVIGKLGGVINEYRFPRQVEEQGLPIVAIPTTAGTGSECTRVTIITDEKTDEKLMCMGTGFMPIAAIVDYNLTLSVPARTTADTGIDAMTHAIEAYVSRKANLYSDSQALCAMKLIGPNLRKVYHNGNDKQAREAMMLGSTLAGVAFSNASVALVHGMSRPIGAFFHVPHGLSNAMLLPAVTRFSLNAAKARYATCARTLTFAQETDSDDVACEKLINTLVELNKELSVPTPAEFGIDKQHFFSVVDTMAKQAEASGSPGNNPRVPTVDEMIAIYAQLWD
- a CDS encoding GntP family permease → MLSILGIILSLLMLMYFAYRGVSVLLLAPILALFAVVMSGDITHLFGVYTQVFMTGLGGYVIKYFPLFLLGAVFGKLMDDSGSAQSIAYSLVKKLGGHRALLAVVITCSILTYGGVSLFVVGFAIFPIAAAIFHAAAIPKRLIPGAIALGSLSFTMTALPGTPAIQNTIPMPFFGTDAFAAPGLGLIGSAVMFAAGYGWLSYRVRKAKHAAEGYGDIYHAPEKHTDDEHHHLPALWKALLPIVLVVSSNYALSKLIPLMNTEYLSDAKYGHASLNSVLGLWAIIGALVLSCVTIILLNWSRWKDLKETMNKGVMGSLLPIFNTASEVGYGAVIASLAAFAVISNYLLSISAGNVLISETIVISMLVGTTGSASGGLSIALSMMGEHFLQLAEATGISPELLHRVAAMASGGLDTLPHNGAVISLLAICGLTHKRSYLDIFMVTVIGSLLGLIAVISLGSIFGSF